In Geopsychrobacter electrodiphilus DSM 16401, a single window of DNA contains:
- the rpoZ gene encoding DNA-directed RNA polymerase subunit omega: MARVTVEDCLEVIPNRFQLAIVASKRAKQLYKGAEPLIENKSGNKKVVLALREIAAGVVAYDIPKRRR, from the coding sequence ATGGCACGTGTTACGGTAGAAGATTGTCTCGAAGTTATTCCTAATCGCTTTCAACTTGCAATTGTAGCGTCTAAACGCGCCAAGCAGCTTTATAAGGGAGCAGAACCGCTGATTGAGAATAAATCCGGGAATAAAAAAGTCGTTCTGGCCTTGCGTGAAATTGCGGCGGGAGTTGTCGCATACGATATTCCGAAACGCCGTCGTTAG
- the gmk gene encoding guanylate kinase — MNNKRPGILFVVSAPSGAGKTTLCHAMFDKFPDLRQSVSFTTRPMRAGEQDGVDYHFVDHGCFEKMVQAGEFLEWAEVHGHLYGTALSTLQRAATQGADLLLEIDCQGARQIRNSLKDAVCIFVLPPDFSELEHRLRGRETDSDQVIARRLANAKDEISQAHWYDYIVLNDSIEDAGQHFASIIEAERCRTHLWLEFLKHNFALN; from the coding sequence TTGAATAATAAAAGACCTGGAATTCTGTTCGTTGTCTCTGCTCCGTCAGGAGCGGGTAAGACAACTCTGTGTCATGCCATGTTTGACAAATTCCCGGATTTGCGGCAGTCTGTCTCGTTCACCACACGGCCAATGCGTGCGGGGGAACAAGATGGTGTTGATTATCATTTTGTTGACCACGGCTGTTTTGAAAAGATGGTACAGGCAGGTGAATTCCTGGAATGGGCCGAAGTGCATGGTCACCTCTATGGCACCGCCCTTTCAACCTTGCAGCGAGCCGCGACTCAAGGCGCTGATCTTCTGCTGGAGATTGATTGTCAGGGAGCACGGCAGATTCGTAATTCACTGAAGGATGCAGTCTGTATCTTTGTTCTTCCCCCTGACTTTTCTGAACTGGAGCATCGCCTGCGTGGGCGTGAGACAGACAGTGATCAAGTTATTGCTCGCCGCCTGGCAAATGCGAAGGATGAAATTTCTCAGGCTCATTGGTATGATTATATCGTTTTAAACGACAGCATTGAAGATGCGGGGCAGCACTTTGCTTCCATTATCGAAGCAGAAAGATGCCGCACGCATCTTTGGCTCGAGTTTCTCAAACATAATTTTGCACTAAACTAA
- a CDS encoding RidA family protein → MEITQVITDQAPAAIGPYSQAIRAGNLLFCSGQIPLLPDGSVVEGGIREQTLQVMKNLRALVDAAGADLSRVVKTTIYLADLGDFAVVNEIYAESFTAHPPARATVQVAGLPKGVRIEIDAIAMFA, encoded by the coding sequence ATGGAAATTACCCAGGTCATAACAGATCAGGCTCCGGCAGCTATCGGCCCTTACTCTCAGGCGATCAGGGCCGGCAACCTGTTGTTTTGTTCAGGGCAGATTCCGTTGCTGCCTGATGGCTCAGTAGTCGAGGGAGGGATTCGTGAGCAGACGCTGCAGGTGATGAAGAATCTCAGGGCCCTGGTTGATGCGGCCGGTGCGGATTTGAGCCGGGTTGTCAAGACGACCATTTATTTGGCCGATCTGGGAGATTTCGCCGTGGTTAATGAAATTTATGCGGAGAGTTTCACCGCTCATCCGCCAGCGCGGGCGACAGTTCAGGTGGCTGGTTTGCCTAAGGGTGTGCGTATCGAGATCGATGCGATTGCAATGTTTGCCTGA
- a CDS encoding DUF523 domain-containing protein produces the protein MSSGYPILVSACLLGVNCRYDGTNTYHQGVIDYLTNNNLQPIPVCPEQLGGLSTPRSKAWFVRGDGDDFLQGKAQLTDETGQNPTELFLRGAEETVRIAHLCRCKTAILKQRSPSCGSRQIHRNGQLVKGTGITCALLQQQGFKILSEEDLY, from the coding sequence ATGTCTTCAGGTTACCCTATTCTGGTCAGTGCCTGCCTCCTGGGGGTTAATTGCCGTTACGACGGTACCAACACCTACCATCAGGGTGTCATTGATTACCTGACAAACAACAATCTCCAGCCGATCCCGGTTTGTCCTGAACAGCTCGGCGGTCTCTCTACGCCGAGGAGTAAAGCCTGGTTCGTCAGGGGAGACGGGGATGACTTTCTACAGGGGAAAGCACAGCTGACCGATGAAACCGGCCAAAACCCTACGGAGCTGTTTTTACGGGGTGCTGAAGAAACTGTGCGCATCGCTCATCTCTGCCGTTGCAAGACTGCGATCCTCAAACAACGCAGTCCCTCTTGCGGCAGCCGTCAGATTCACCGCAACGGTCAACTGGTCAAAGGGACAGGAATCACCTGCGCCTTACTGCAACAACAAGGGTTCAAGATCCTCAGCGAAGAAGATCTTTACTGA
- the rpmB gene encoding 50S ribosomal protein L28, producing MAKVCEICGKKPITGNNVSHAHNKTRAVWNPNLQKVRGVQNGVVRAMKVCTRCIRAEKVQKAI from the coding sequence ATGGCCAAAGTATGTGAAATTTGTGGGAAGAAACCCATTACCGGTAATAATGTCAGTCACGCACACAACAAAACCAGGGCTGTCTGGAATCCGAACTTGCAAAAAGTCCGGGGCGTTCAAAACGGAGTCGTTCGTGCGATGAAGGTCTGCACACGCTGTATCCGCGCTGAAAAAGTCCAAAAAGCAATCTGA
- the purN gene encoding phosphoribosylglycinamide formyltransferase: MKKLRLGILASGGGTNLQSIIDGCAAGTLSAEVAIVICNNPGAGALTRAETAGLKTCCINHRDFTRRSDFDSKVVKQLQAANVELVVLAGFMRIISPVFLEAYPQRIINIHPALLPAFPGLHVQQQAIDYGARFSGCTVHLVDAGVDTGPIVLQAVVPVLEDDSAEDLAARILIEEHKIYPQAIQLFAEGRLLIENRRVRILPKTPNRPESSDEPEGND, from the coding sequence GTGAAAAAACTACGCCTTGGAATTCTCGCCTCTGGCGGTGGTACCAACCTGCAATCGATAATCGACGGTTGTGCTGCTGGCACCCTGAGCGCAGAAGTCGCTATTGTGATCTGCAACAATCCAGGGGCAGGTGCGCTGACACGCGCAGAAACCGCCGGGCTCAAAACCTGCTGTATCAACCATCGCGATTTCACCAGGCGCTCTGACTTTGACAGCAAGGTCGTTAAACAACTGCAGGCAGCAAACGTCGAGCTGGTAGTCCTGGCCGGGTTTATGCGGATCATCAGCCCGGTATTCCTTGAGGCATACCCGCAACGCATCATCAATATCCACCCTGCCCTGTTGCCGGCCTTTCCCGGCCTGCATGTTCAGCAGCAGGCCATTGACTACGGCGCTCGATTTTCAGGCTGCACGGTCCATCTCGTCGACGCTGGCGTTGATACCGGCCCAATCGTTCTGCAGGCAGTGGTCCCGGTCCTTGAAGACGACAGCGCCGAGGACCTGGCCGCGCGTATCCTGATCGAAGAACATAAAATTTATCCTCAGGCGATTCAGCTATTTGCTGAAGGACGATTGTTGATCGAAAACAGACGCGTTCGGATTCTCCCCAAAACCCCGAACAGACCAGAGTCTTCGGACGAACCAGAGGGGAACGACTAA
- a CDS encoding RelA/SpoT family protein, which translates to MVHLDGLLKQVREYNPDIDEAMVRKVYDFCVSAHQEQTYVSGAPQLDHLLEVTEILVQLKVDETTLLLGLLHDIPNVSDTALAEVKSLFGETLFQMVSTGHRISQIPYRNSTQQRVENFRKMFITMARDLRVVLVSLADRLCMMRSLQFESPEKQLQVSRETLEVYAPLANRLGISWLKGELEDLSLSYQEKDKYEELINRISSQKDERERYVKRVKEDLRELLKRNSVEGKVSGRSKHLYSVFKKMERTGVDLEEIYDLTAFRVLVETVSECYAVVGLVHATWKPIPGRFKDYIAMPKSNLYQSLHTTVVGPFGERMEVQIRTHAMHDIAEQGVAAHWKYKEGGAVSATGRDDQRFSWLRHLLEWQQDVTLSSEGSHSGLLDLFPEEVYVFTPGGDVKELPRGATPIDFAYAIHSDVGNQCVGARINGKHCPLRTILQNGDIVEIQTLASHRPSKDWLNFAKTSKARNKIRQFVKDEQREKSLEFGRELFEKELRKYQYSIKRAQTLSGFRQGIEDLGFKEFDDVLAAIGYGKLTVGQFVSQILPKDELKAAVPPKMNPFTKVLDKLSGKKRSVSAIRIDGIDDVMVRFANCCNPLPGEKVIGFITRGHGLSVHSIDCSQAMACDPERLIEVEWDLGKQTNRPVKIRIFCNDQKGMLVAISGAITAADANIISANVHATLDKGGMNLFEIDVHNLEHLNRVIREVKKIRGVYRVERVRL; encoded by the coding sequence ATGGTGCATCTGGACGGTCTTTTAAAGCAGGTCCGTGAGTATAATCCAGACATTGATGAAGCGATGGTACGCAAGGTCTACGACTTTTGTGTCTCAGCACATCAAGAACAGACCTATGTTTCCGGCGCTCCTCAGCTTGATCATCTCCTCGAAGTCACAGAGATTCTGGTGCAACTTAAAGTTGATGAAACCACCCTTCTGCTCGGCCTTCTACATGATATTCCAAATGTTTCAGATACCGCCCTGGCAGAGGTTAAGTCTCTGTTTGGTGAAACTCTCTTTCAAATGGTTTCAACGGGACATCGTATAAGCCAGATCCCCTATCGCAACAGCACTCAGCAGCGCGTTGAAAATTTCCGCAAGATGTTTATCACCATGGCACGTGATCTGCGCGTTGTGCTTGTCAGCCTGGCTGACCGCCTCTGTATGATGCGAAGTCTTCAATTTGAATCGCCAGAAAAACAATTGCAGGTTTCTCGAGAAACTCTTGAGGTCTATGCCCCTTTAGCCAATCGACTCGGTATAAGCTGGCTTAAAGGTGAGCTTGAAGATCTTTCGTTGAGTTATCAAGAAAAAGATAAATATGAAGAACTGATCAATCGCATATCAAGTCAGAAAGATGAACGAGAGCGTTATGTTAAACGGGTTAAGGAGGATCTCCGTGAACTGCTAAAGCGGAATTCTGTTGAGGGCAAGGTCTCTGGTCGTTCTAAACACCTCTATTCTGTTTTTAAAAAAATGGAACGGACCGGAGTTGATCTGGAGGAGATCTATGACCTGACGGCGTTTCGGGTGCTGGTGGAGACGGTATCCGAATGTTATGCAGTGGTTGGTCTGGTTCACGCCACCTGGAAACCAATTCCAGGCCGCTTCAAAGATTACATCGCCATGCCTAAATCAAACCTGTATCAGTCTCTGCATACCACGGTGGTCGGTCCCTTCGGCGAACGAATGGAAGTGCAGATTCGTACTCACGCAATGCATGATATTGCCGAACAGGGTGTTGCGGCCCACTGGAAGTACAAAGAAGGCGGTGCGGTGTCGGCAACTGGTCGTGATGACCAACGCTTCAGCTGGTTGCGACACCTGCTGGAATGGCAACAGGATGTTACGCTGTCGTCTGAAGGCTCTCATTCTGGGCTGCTTGATCTCTTTCCAGAGGAGGTCTATGTCTTTACCCCAGGTGGTGACGTAAAGGAGCTACCCAGAGGGGCGACCCCAATCGACTTTGCCTATGCCATTCATAGTGACGTTGGTAACCAGTGTGTCGGTGCCCGAATCAATGGTAAGCATTGTCCATTGAGGACGATATTACAAAATGGCGATATCGTCGAGATTCAGACACTGGCATCGCATCGGCCGAGCAAGGACTGGCTCAATTTTGCAAAAACCTCTAAAGCGCGCAACAAAATACGTCAATTTGTCAAAGATGAACAACGGGAAAAAAGTCTCGAATTCGGACGGGAACTGTTTGAAAAGGAGTTGCGAAAATACCAGTACAGCATCAAGCGTGCACAGACTCTCAGTGGGTTCAGACAGGGGATTGAAGATCTCGGTTTCAAGGAGTTTGATGATGTGCTGGCGGCGATCGGTTACGGCAAGCTGACTGTCGGGCAATTTGTTTCACAGATTTTACCGAAAGATGAACTGAAAGCAGCCGTACCGCCCAAGATGAATCCATTTACGAAGGTTCTGGATAAGCTTTCCGGGAAAAAACGTTCGGTCAGCGCAATTCGGATTGATGGGATTGATGATGTGATGGTCCGGTTTGCGAATTGCTGCAACCCGCTCCCCGGGGAAAAAGTTATAGGCTTTATCACTAGGGGACATGGTCTTTCGGTCCATTCAATAGACTGTTCTCAGGCGATGGCCTGTGATCCGGAACGTTTGATCGAAGTCGAGTGGGATCTGGGTAAGCAGACCAATCGTCCCGTTAAAATACGTATTTTCTGTAATGATCAAAAGGGGATGTTGGTTGCTATTTCCGGGGCTATTACGGCAGCAGATGCAAATATCATCAGCGCTAATGTCCATGCGACTTTAGACAAGGGGGGGATGAACCTGTTTGAGATAGATGTGCACAATCTTGAACATCTTAATCGAGTTATTAGAGAGGTAAAGAAAATCCGTGGGGTTTACCGGGTTGAACGAGTACGCTTGTAA